One Cicer arietinum cultivar CDC Frontier isolate Library 1 chromosome 8, Cicar.CDCFrontier_v2.0, whole genome shotgun sequence DNA segment encodes these proteins:
- the LOC101514859 gene encoding thiol-disulfide oxidoreductase LTO1 isoform X1 translates to MATFTVATLSPSSSCFFAPARYHRSLNRLSPSLLYKNWHPKLPLLKCSPSSSDSETSTTDWTFKLISGIAGTGFIETSYLTYLKLTGSGVFCPIGGGTCSDILNSDYALVFGVPLPLIGMVAYGFVAALSLQLATKENLPFGINISNAQLILLASSTSMATASAYFLYILTTTFSGSSCSYCLLSVLLSFSLFFITLKDIGLQEKYKQLGLQLFIASLVILTLNTSYSSAKSASSSSMAKIELPYFATEITTPSSPFALSLAKYLHSIGAKMYGAFWCSHCLEQKEMFGREAAKQLDYVECFPDGYRTGIKMIDACIDAKIEGFPTWIINEKVVSGELELPELAQVSGYSEPVQPS, encoded by the exons ATGGCTACCTTCACCGTCGCAACACTATCACCGTCGTCTTCTTGTTTCTTTGCTCCGGCTCGTTACCACCGTTCTCTGAACCGACTCAGTCCGAGCCTATTGTACAAGAATTGGCATCCGAAGCTGCCACTTCTCAAATGCTCCCCTTCATCTTCAGACTCGGAAACCTCCACAACTGATTGGACCTTCAAGCTGATATCGGGAATTGCCGGAACCGGATTCATCGAAACCTCCTACCTCACTTACCTTAAACTCACCGGCTCCGGTGTCTTTTGCCCCATCGGCGGTGGCACCTGCTCTGACATACTCAACAGTGATTACGCCCTCGTTTTTG GTGTGCCTCTTCCTTTGATTGGGATGGTTGCGTATGGTTTTGTAGCTGCTCTTAGTCTTCAGTTAGCTACTAAGGAGAATTTGCCTTTTGGGATCAACATATCAAATGCTCAATTAATATTGCTTGCAAGCTCCACCTCGATGGCAACTGCTAGTGCTTATTTTTTGTACATTCTAACCACAACGTTCTCTGGATCATCTTGTTCCTATTGCCTACTTTCGGTTCTCTTATCGTTCTCCTTATTCTTTATCACACTCAAG GACATTGGATTACAAGAGAAGTATAAACAATTGGGTTTGCAGTTGTTTATTGCAAGTTTGGTGATTCTCACGCTGAATACCTCCTATAGCAGTGCTAAATCTGCTTCCTCAAG CAGCATGGCTAAAATTGAGCTGCCATATTTTGCAACTGAGATTACAACTCCATCAAGCCCCTTTGCACTATCTCTAGCAAAGTATTTGCATTCCATAGGAGCTAAAATGTATGGAGCTTTCTGGTGTTCACACTGTCTGGAACAAAAGGAG ATGTTTGGACGTGAGGCGGCCAAGCAATTGGATTATGTGGAATGTTTTCCTGACGGATATCGAACAGGAATTAAAATGATTGATGCATGCATAGACGCCAAAATTGAAGGTTTCCCCACTTGGATTATTAATGAGAAG GTTGTGAGTGGTGAACTCGAATTACCAGAGCTTGCACAAGTGTCTGGTTACAGCGAACCTGTTCAACCTAGTTAA
- the LOC101513868 gene encoding thiosulfate sulfurtransferase 16, chloroplastic-like isoform X2 — MKAMIATSFNVYATCFHSCPLNLRQNRNITSFSFNKGHRSVVVQPKFPNFQVCGIKGNMEVVGIPTSVPVRVAHELRLAGHKYLDVRTPEEFNAGHAPGAINIPYMYRVGSGMTKNSNFVKEVSSNFRKEDEILVGCQLGKRSMMAATDLLAAGFTGLTDIAGGYAAWTQNELPTEQ, encoded by the exons ATGAAAGCAATGATAGCAACGTCGTTTAATGTCTACGCCACTTGCTTCCATTCATGCCCTCTAAATCTACGGCAGAACAGGAACATAACCAG CTTTTCGTTTAACAAGGGACACAGAAGCGTTGTTGTTCAACCAAAGTTTCCAAATTTCCA GGTGTGTGGTATAAAGGGGAATATGGAGGTTGTTGGAATTCCAACTTCGGTGCCAGTGCGTGTAGCACACGAACTTCGTCTCGCTGGTCATAAGTATTTGGATGTAAG GACGCCTGAAGAATTTAATGCTGGGCACGCTCCTGGTGCAATTAACATACCTTATATGTACAGAGTCGGATCAG GGATGACAAAGAACAGCAACTTTGTGAAAGAGGTCTCCtcaaattttagaaaagagGATGAAATTCTTGTA GGTTGTCAACTAGGTAAAAGGTCTATGATGGCGGCTACCGACTTGTTAGCTGCT GGATTCACTGGACTCACAGACATAGCTGGTGGTTATGCTGCTTGGACCCAAAATGAACTTCCTACAGAACAATGA
- the LOC101513868 gene encoding thiosulfate sulfurtransferase 16, chloroplastic-like isoform X1, translating into MKAMIATSFNVYATCFHSCPLNLRQNRNITSFSFNKGHRSVVVQPKFPNFHRVCGIKGNMEVVGIPTSVPVRVAHELRLAGHKYLDVRTPEEFNAGHAPGAINIPYMYRVGSGMTKNSNFVKEVSSNFRKEDEILVGCQLGKRSMMAATDLLAAGFTGLTDIAGGYAAWTQNELPTEQ; encoded by the exons ATGAAAGCAATGATAGCAACGTCGTTTAATGTCTACGCCACTTGCTTCCATTCATGCCCTCTAAATCTACGGCAGAACAGGAACATAACCAG CTTTTCGTTTAACAAGGGACACAGAAGCGTTGTTGTTCAACCAAAGTTTCCAAATTTCCA CAGGGTGTGTGGTATAAAGGGGAATATGGAGGTTGTTGGAATTCCAACTTCGGTGCCAGTGCGTGTAGCACACGAACTTCGTCTCGCTGGTCATAAGTATTTGGATGTAAG GACGCCTGAAGAATTTAATGCTGGGCACGCTCCTGGTGCAATTAACATACCTTATATGTACAGAGTCGGATCAG GGATGACAAAGAACAGCAACTTTGTGAAAGAGGTCTCCtcaaattttagaaaagagGATGAAATTCTTGTA GGTTGTCAACTAGGTAAAAGGTCTATGATGGCGGCTACCGACTTGTTAGCTGCT GGATTCACTGGACTCACAGACATAGCTGGTGGTTATGCTGCTTGGACCCAAAATGAACTTCCTACAGAACAATGA
- the LOC101513560 gene encoding serine/threonine-protein kinase STY17 has protein sequence MVIEQDIESCGSRAVQSHPNPRHHRQKLEVYNEVLRRIQDSDCEEAHVPGFDDQLWLHFNRLPARYALDVNVERAEDVLAHKRLLKLAEDPANRPAFQVRLVQVYPFANANYIDSSVHSDTSEKEDAQSSLNYSLKQGIHPPPTFGSSSNLEALALQTNKNNIEDGDNAMGVTANFNRPMHEITFSTVDKPKLLSQLTLILGEIGLNIQEAHAFSTSDGFSLDVFVVEGWPNEETEELKGVLEKEIWKVKDQYLSNQGILYAFNDPNHTTMESSPPCIQIPSDGADVWEIDTSQLKYENKVGSGSFGDLFRGTYCSQDVAIKVLKPERISTDMLKEFAQEVYIMRKIRHKNVVQFIGACTRPPNLCIVTEFMSRGSLYDFLHRQKGVFKLPSLLKAAIDVSKGMNYLHQNNIIHRDLKTANLLMDENELVKVADFGVARVQTQSGVMTAETGTYRWMAPEVIEHKPYDQKADVFSFGIALWELLTGELPYSYLTPLQAAVGVVQKGLRPTIPKNTHPRLSELLQRCWQQDPKERPAFSEIIEILLNIAKEVNDDKLDRHKDKSSHGFLSSLRRAHH, from the exons ATGGTGATCGAACAAGACATTGAAAGCTGCGGAAGCAGAGCAGTGCAGTCGCATCCGAATCCTCGCCATCACCGTCAGAAACTTGAGGTGTACAATGAGGTTCTTCGTCGAATTCAGGATTCCGATTGTGAAGAGGCTCATGTTCCTGGTTTCGATGATCAATTATGGCTTCACTTCAATCGTCTTCCTGCTAG GTATGCATTGGATGTGAATGTGGAGAGGGCAGAAGATGTTCTTGCTCATAAGAGATTGCTCAAGTTAGCAGAGGATCCTGCTAATCGACCTGCATTTCAAGTTCGATTAGTACag GTATATCCTTTTGCTAATGCAAATTATATTGATTCTTCCGTGCATTCAGATACTTCTGAGAAAGAAGATGCACAGAGTTCTCTTAACTATTCTTTAAAACAGGG AATTCATCCACCACCCACCTTTGGTTCTTCCTCTAATCTTGAAGCTCTTGCacttcaaacaaataaaaataacattgaaGATGGAGACAATGCTATGGGCGTGACAGCAAATTTTAACCG GCCCATGCACGAGATTACCTTTTCAACAGTTGATAAACCTAAACTCCTTAGTCAG TTAACTTTGATACTTGGTGAGATTGGACTGAATATTCAAGAAGCTCATGCATTTTCCACCTCTGATGGGTTTTCCTTGGATGTCTTTGTCGTTGAGGGATGGCCTAATGAG GAAACTGAGGAACTTAAAGGTGTGTTGGAAAAGGAAATTTGGAAGGTTAAG GACCAATATCTGTCAAATCAAGGCATACTTTATGCTTTCAATGATCCAAACCATACAACAATGGAATCCTCCCCTCCTTGCATACAAATACCATCTGATGGAGCTGATGTTTGGGAAATTGATACCAGCCAGCTAAAATATGAAAACAAAGTTGGCTCTGGATCATTTGGTGACTT GTTCAGAGGCACATATTGCAGTCAAGATGTGGCTATCAAAGTTCTTAAGCCTGAACGCATAAGCACAGATATGCTGAAAGAGTTTGCACAGGAAGTTTATATCATGAG GAAGATTCGACACAAGAATGTTGTTCAGTTCATTGGTGCATGTACTCGGCCACCAAATCTTTGCATTGTTACTG AGTTTATGTCTAGAGGAAGCTTATATGACTTTCTGCACAGACAAAAGGGTGTGTTTAAGCTTCCATCTTTACTAAAAGCAGCGATTGATGTTTCCAAGGGAATGAACTATTTGCaccaaaataatataattcacAGGGACCTCAAGACTGCCAATCTTCTGATGGATGAAAATGAA TTGGTCAAGGTTGCCGATTTTGGGGTCGCTAGAGTGCAAACTCAGTCTGGAGTGATGACAGCTGAAACTGGAACATACCGCTGGATGGCTCCTGAG GTCATTGAACACAAACCATATGATCAGAAGGCAGATGTTTTCAGTTTTGGAATAGCACTTTGGGAGCTTTTAACCGGAGAG CTGCCTTACTCTTACTTGACCCCATTACAAGCAGCAGTTGGTGTGGTGCAGAAG GGTCTACGACCTACAATTCCCAAAAATACACATCCAAGACTTTCTGAACTACTACAGCGGTGCTGGCAACAAGATCCAAAGGAGAGACCAGCTTTCTCtgaaataattgaaattcttcTGAACATAGCGAAAGAG GTGAATGATGACAAATTAGATCGACATAAAGATAAATCATCCCACGGTTTTCTCTCATCACTTAGGCGCGCTCATCACTGA
- the LOC101514859 gene encoding thiol-disulfide oxidoreductase LTO1 isoform X2: protein MATFTVATLSPSSSCFFAPARYHRSLNRLSPSLLYKNWHPKLPLLKCSPSSSDSETSTTDWTFKLISGIAGTGFIETSYLTYLKLTGSGVFCPIGGGTCSDILNSDYALVFGVPLPLIGMVAYGFVAALSLQLATKENLPFGINISNAQLILLASSTSMATASAYFLYILTTTFSGSSCSYCLLSVLLSFSLFFITLKDIGLQEKYKQLGLQLFIASLVILTLNTSYSSAKSASSSMAKIELPYFATEITTPSSPFALSLAKYLHSIGAKMYGAFWCSHCLEQKEMFGREAAKQLDYVECFPDGYRTGIKMIDACIDAKIEGFPTWIINEKVVSGELELPELAQVSGYSEPVQPS from the exons ATGGCTACCTTCACCGTCGCAACACTATCACCGTCGTCTTCTTGTTTCTTTGCTCCGGCTCGTTACCACCGTTCTCTGAACCGACTCAGTCCGAGCCTATTGTACAAGAATTGGCATCCGAAGCTGCCACTTCTCAAATGCTCCCCTTCATCTTCAGACTCGGAAACCTCCACAACTGATTGGACCTTCAAGCTGATATCGGGAATTGCCGGAACCGGATTCATCGAAACCTCCTACCTCACTTACCTTAAACTCACCGGCTCCGGTGTCTTTTGCCCCATCGGCGGTGGCACCTGCTCTGACATACTCAACAGTGATTACGCCCTCGTTTTTG GTGTGCCTCTTCCTTTGATTGGGATGGTTGCGTATGGTTTTGTAGCTGCTCTTAGTCTTCAGTTAGCTACTAAGGAGAATTTGCCTTTTGGGATCAACATATCAAATGCTCAATTAATATTGCTTGCAAGCTCCACCTCGATGGCAACTGCTAGTGCTTATTTTTTGTACATTCTAACCACAACGTTCTCTGGATCATCTTGTTCCTATTGCCTACTTTCGGTTCTCTTATCGTTCTCCTTATTCTTTATCACACTCAAG GACATTGGATTACAAGAGAAGTATAAACAATTGGGTTTGCAGTTGTTTATTGCAAGTTTGGTGATTCTCACGCTGAATACCTCCTATAGCAGTGCTAAATCTGCTTCCTCAAG CATGGCTAAAATTGAGCTGCCATATTTTGCAACTGAGATTACAACTCCATCAAGCCCCTTTGCACTATCTCTAGCAAAGTATTTGCATTCCATAGGAGCTAAAATGTATGGAGCTTTCTGGTGTTCACACTGTCTGGAACAAAAGGAG ATGTTTGGACGTGAGGCGGCCAAGCAATTGGATTATGTGGAATGTTTTCCTGACGGATATCGAACAGGAATTAAAATGATTGATGCATGCATAGACGCCAAAATTGAAGGTTTCCCCACTTGGATTATTAATGAGAAG GTTGTGAGTGGTGAACTCGAATTACCAGAGCTTGCACAAGTGTCTGGTTACAGCGAACCTGTTCAACCTAGTTAA